A window of the Carassius auratus strain Wakin unplaced genomic scaffold, ASM336829v1 scaf_tig00216407, whole genome shotgun sequence genome harbors these coding sequences:
- the LOC113098058 gene encoding sulfhydryl oxidase 1-like, whose protein sequence is MARRGCCATSCYTTKTKSSPLNSFLFVFISFISLNPLIAEAGLYTASDQIIILSPKNVDSVLLNSTAAVLVEFYATWCGHCVAFSPTWKNLARDIKEWKPAVDLAAIDCADESNRKVCTNFGITGFPSLKFFPAYSSSESRGLELRGFPRDVRGLRHYIIDKLEMHNEAWPPACPPLETASEAEIDNFFQINNVKLLALVFESKDSYVGREVTLDLLQYENIAVRRVLDTETSLVSRFGVTDFPSCYLYNSSRHISRLKVLKEARTFYSYALQSLPGVVRTGKPQIPITDLLKNSTLQEWRKFNKTRVYMSDLESALHYSLRVELSGHTSISGNDLTALKKYINVLAKYFPGRPSVKSALKTVDSWLQQQKGTEIKYSDFRDVLDNTAQTSDAVLPEGVQWVGCQGSQSHYRGYPCAFWTLFHVLTVQAKEMGFPDPQEVLQAMRGYVSSFFGCRPCATHFEAMAQESMDHVTSLSAAVLWLWSRHNRVNNRLAGELSEDPHFPKIQWPSPELCPSCHGLKKTGEHHWDQKEVLTFLRHYFSSAHILMDYLQDETQALIHQRNRLTAAQMEKEARRGMERKAREVLDTRPAEEPQEEEEEEQQEEEDEEEEQAMEEQTGDPYPAGLERMGVAGADKADNQAPWEKPQRPQSQRKPKIVGMKLREPQENIVDLDLFVKQHYKAKALRAAAISGIVRQRSLKKKEDVEDLQFEGGWRVKRDLGSQEENLGAGVRIEPYPRPHNKHWMSLLSVGFSRLDVSLCVLLYLLSTMCLLAMYLYFKLRIKLRRAKLSLP, encoded by the exons ATGGCGCGGCGGGGCTGCTGTGCCACGTCTTGTTACACGacaaaaaccaaatcaagtccaTTAAACTCTTtcctatttgtttttatttcttttataagTCTTAATCCTTTAATCGCCGAAGCTGGTCTGTACACCGCATCGgatcagattattattttatcaccGAAGAATGTGGACTCCGTGCTTCTTAACTCCACTGCGGCTGTTCTAGTGGAGTTTTACGCGACCTGGTGCGGACACTGCGTCGCGTTCTCACCCACCTGGAAAAACCTCGCCAGAGATATTAAAG AATGGAAACCTGCTGTTGATCTGGCTGCTATTGATTGTGCTGATGAAAGCAACAGAAAAGTGTGCACCAATTTCGGCATCACAGGATTTCCCTCTCTGAAG TTCTTCCCTGCTTATTCAAGCAGTGAGTCCAGGGGCCTGGAGCTCAGAg GATTTCCGAGGGATGTGAGAGGTCTTCGGCACTACATTATCGATAAGTTGGAGATGCACAACGAGGCTTGGCCGCCTGCTTGTCCACCTTTAGAAACTGCTAG TGAGGCAGAGATAGACAACTTCTTTCAGATCAACAATGTGAAGCTCCTCGCTCTTGTGTTTGAGAGTAAAGACTCCTACGTTGGGAGAGAG gtgacaTTGGATTTATTGCAGTATGAAAACATAGCTGTGCGCAGGGTTTTGGACACAGAGACGAGTTTGGTGTCCAGGTTTGGTGTGACCGATTTTCCTTCATGTTACCTGTACAACTCATCCAGACATATCTCTAGACtcaaagt ACTCAAGGAAGCTCGTACCTTTTACTCTTACGCCCTGCAGAGTTTGCCTGGGGTAGTGCGGACTGGCAAACCCCAGATTCCCATCACTGATCTTCTCAAGAACTCAACTCTACAGGAATGGAGGAAGTTTAACAA GACGCGTGTGTATATGTCTGATTTGGAATCAGCGCTGCATTACTCTCTGCGTGTAGAGCTGTCTGGACACACCAGCATCAGTGGAAATGATCTGACTGCACtcaaaaagtacataaatgtACTGGCAAAG TATTTCCCAGGTCGTCCATCTGTAAAGAGTGCACTGAAGACCGTGGACAGCTGGTTACAACAACAGAAGGGGACAGAGATCAAATACAGTGATTTTAGAGACGTCCTGGACAACACTGCGCAG aCGAGTGATGCAGTGTTGCCCGAGGGTGTACAGTGGGTGGGCTGCCAAGGATCTCAATCCCATTACCGTGGATACCCCTGCGCCTTTTGGACCCTCTTCCATGTGCTCACAGTGCAGGCTAAAGAAATGGGCTTCCCAG ATCCTCAGGAAGTGTTGCAGGCGATGAGAGGTTATGTCAGCAGTTTTTTCGGGTGCAGGCCATGTGCAACTCACTTTGAGGCTATGGCCCAGGAGAGCATGGATCATGTGACCTCCCTGTCTGCCGCTGTCCTCTGGCTGTGGTCTCGCCACAACCGGGTCAACAACCGTCTGGCAG GAGAACTTAGTGAAGACCCCCATTTCCCTAAGATTCAGTGGCCGTCTCCGGAGTTGTGTCCCAGCTGTCATGGATTAAAAAAGACTGGTGAGCACCACTGGGACCAAAAGGAGGTGCTGACCTTCCTCCGACACTACTTTTCCTCAGCTCACATTCTGATGGACTACCTGCAGGACGAAACCCAAGCTCTCATCCATCAGAGGAACCGACTCACAGCAGCTCAGATGGAGAAAGAAGCCAGACGTGGGATGGAAAGGAAAGCTCGAGAGGTTCTAGACACCCGCCCTGCCGAAGAAcctcaagaagaagaagaagaagagcagcaggaggaggaggatgaagaggaagaaCAAGCAATGGAGGAGCAGACAGGTGACCCATACCCTGCAGGTTTAGAGAGAATGGGGGTGGCTGGAGCAGACAAGGCTGATAACCAGGCACCTTGGGAGAAGCCACAGCGGCCACAGTCCCAACGCAAACCAAAAATTGTGGGAATGAAACTACGGGAGCCCCAGGAAAACATAGTAGACCTGGACTTATTTGTGAAGCAACACTATAAAGCCAAAGCCCTTCGAGCTGCGGCCATATCCGGCATAGTGCGACAGAGAAGTCTGAAGAAGAAGGAGGATGTGGAAGACCTCCAGTTTGAGGGAGGCTGGAGGGTGAAGCGAGACCTGGGAAGCCAGGAAGAGAACCTTGGCGCCGGGGTCAGGATAGAGCCGTACCCCAGACCCCACAACAAGCACTGGATGTC